One genomic segment of Prochlorococcus marinus str. MIT 0919 includes these proteins:
- a CDS encoding Nif11 family protein codes for MSKYDLQRFIEKIDQLNQLLENIENNPLRYKELESCSTHNEVVLLAREWGYEIGRRWGEGSP; via the coding sequence ATGTCAAAATATGACCTTCAAAGATTTATTGAAAAAATAGATCAATTAAATCAACTTTTAGAGAATATAGAGAATAATCCCCTTCGTTATAAAGAGTTAGAGTCTTGCTCAACTCATAATGAAGTTGTTTTATTGGCTAGAGAGTGGGGGTATGAGATTGGTAGAAGGTGGGGAGAAGGGTCTCCGTAA
- the purT gene encoding formate-dependent phosphoribosylglycinamide formyltransferase gives MNTFPKTLMLLGSGELGKEVSIAAKRLGCNVIACDRYPNAPAMQVADQAEVLNMSDSIELKQIIRKHKPDVVIPEIEALAVNVLHEIESEGITVIPNAEATSITMNRDKIRNLASTKLGLKTAKFAYATNSEELKSVVKAFEYPILIKPVMSSSGKGQSLVKEEKDLLKAWQIAIDGARGVSNKVIVEEFISFDLEITLLTIRQKNGNTIFCPPIAHLQKDGDYQSSWQPAEINKNQLEEAKSIAKTITQSLGGVGLFGVEFFITKDGVVFSELSPRPHDTGLVTLTSQNINEFELHLRAILNLPIPIITTNQPSASTVILAKDTFSKVAYTGLEKALEVEDTKVFLFGKPNCKKGRRMGIALAKGDTVEEAIKKAHISASSIKVIKGKSK, from the coding sequence ATGAACACATTCCCGAAGACCTTAATGCTTTTAGGGAGTGGAGAGCTAGGGAAAGAAGTTAGCATTGCCGCCAAGCGCCTGGGTTGCAATGTTATTGCATGTGATAGATATCCAAATGCACCAGCAATGCAAGTAGCTGATCAGGCTGAGGTTTTGAACATGTCAGACAGTATTGAATTAAAACAAATAATCAGGAAACATAAACCTGACGTAGTAATACCTGAGATAGAGGCCCTGGCGGTAAATGTATTGCATGAAATAGAAAGTGAAGGAATTACCGTGATTCCAAATGCAGAAGCGACTTCGATAACAATGAATAGAGACAAAATCAGAAATCTTGCTTCCACAAAACTTGGTTTGAAGACTGCAAAATTTGCTTACGCAACTAACAGTGAAGAGCTTAAAAGTGTAGTAAAGGCTTTCGAATACCCAATATTAATTAAACCAGTTATGAGTTCATCTGGGAAGGGCCAATCACTCGTCAAAGAAGAAAAAGACCTTCTTAAAGCCTGGCAAATAGCTATTGATGGAGCTAGAGGAGTTTCTAACAAAGTAATAGTAGAAGAATTTATAAGCTTTGATCTTGAGATTACATTGCTAACAATTAGACAAAAAAATGGTAACACTATCTTTTGCCCACCTATTGCTCATCTGCAAAAAGATGGCGATTATCAATCTAGCTGGCAACCAGCAGAAATAAATAAAAATCAGTTAGAAGAAGCTAAATCAATCGCAAAAACTATAACTCAATCACTTGGTGGAGTCGGATTGTTTGGAGTAGAGTTTTTTATCACAAAAGACGGTGTGGTTTTTTCAGAATTATCCCCAAGGCCTCATGACACAGGCTTGGTAACTCTTACAAGTCAGAATATTAATGAATTTGAACTTCATCTTCGTGCAATATTAAATCTTCCAATTCCAATAATCACAACAAATCAACCTTCTGCAAGTACTGTGATCCTAGCTAAAGATACATTCTCGAAAGTGGCATATACTGGCTTAGAGAAAGCGCTAGAGGTAGAAGATACAAAAGTTTTTCTTTTTGGAAAACCAAACTGCAAGAAAGGAAGGAGGATGGGAATAGCTTTAGCGAAAGGGGACACAGTAGAGGAGGCAATAAAAAAAGCCCATATATCTGCAAGCAGTATCAAGGTAATTAAAGGAAAATCAAAATGA